From a region of the Tachypleus tridentatus isolate NWPU-2018 chromosome 1, ASM421037v1, whole genome shotgun sequence genome:
- the LOC143248036 gene encoding xibalbin-1-like — protein MNYFVIAVIFGLLQLHLAVTSSSYSTSGDELEKYREKLQELLLFVYRRTCVPRGKSCDARPNSCCGGSSCRCNLWGTNCRCQRQGIFQGWGK, from the exons ATGAACTACTTTGTTATTGCTGTAATATTCGGTTTGTTACAGCTGCATCTTGCAGTCACGAGCTCTTCATACTCTACAAGTG GTGATGAACTTGAAAAATACCGAGAAAAACTACAGGAACTCTTGCTCTTTGTTTACAG gAGAACATGTGTTCCTCGCGGGAAAAGTTGTGATGCTCGGCCAAACTCTTGTTGCGGAGGTTCCTCCTGCCGGTGTAATTTGTGGGGCACCAACTGTCGATGTCAGAGACAGGGAATATTCCAGGGCTGGGGAAAATGA